CGGCGCGATGAGCCAGGAATTTCCGCTGGCCTACATGTATGCAAGGCTGCGCGCCCTGCGCTTCGCCGATGGCCCGGACGAGGTGCATCGCCAGCAGATCGCGCGGCTGGAACTGCGCCGCCACAATTACAAGGCGGGCGTCCGGGGCTAACTGGACTTCTTTACCATGCCCCAGGCCATTTCGGACCAGACCCTGGGAAGGTCGCCCTTGCTGACCGCTTCCGGCGAGGGCGAATTCCCCTGGATGCCGCGGTAATAGACGCCCTGCACGATGGCGGCGAGCCGGAACAGCGACAGCACGAGATAGAACGGCCAGTTTTCGATTTCCGGCCTCCCGGTTCGGCGGCAATAGGCGGCGACGTAATCCGCCTCCGACGGGACTCCGTATGTCTTGTAGTCCAGACCGATGATGTCGCCCCGGTTGGGATCGGGCATGTGGTAGGGCAGGCAGTTATAGGCGAGGTCCGAGAGCGGATTGCCCAGCGTCCCCAACTCCCAGTCCACCACCGCCAGCACGCGCGGTTCGGTCGGGTGCAGGATCATGTTCTGCAGCCGGAAGTCGCCATGCGCGATGGTTGTTTCGCTGTCATCCGGCAGGTTCCTCGGCAGCCAGTCGATCAGATCTTCCATCGCCTGGATCCGGCTCGTCTCTGTCGCGCGGTACTGTTTCGTCCAGCGGCTGACCTGCCGGCCCATATAGCCGCCGACACGGCCGTAATCGCCCAGCCCGACGGCTTCGTAGTCGACCATATGCAGCTTCGCCAGCGTGTCGTTCATCGCATCGTAGATCGCGGCGCGCTCCGCCGGGCTCTGATCCGGCAGCGACGGGTCGAGGACAACCCGCCCCAGCACGAATTCCATGATGTAGAAGGCCTGACCGAGAACCGATTCGTCCTCGCACAGCGCGTAGGCCTTCGCCACCGGCACATCGGTCCGGCCAAGCGCCCGGATCACCCTGAATTCCCGGTCGACCGCATGCGCGGAAGGCAGCAGGTCGCCGGCCGGCTTCTTGCGCAGCACATAGCGCTTTCCGCCGGCATCGGTCAGGACGAATGTCGGGTTGGACATTCCGCCCATGCACTGCGCCGCATCGAAGGGCCCGCGATAGCCCTCGACATGCTGTTCCATATACCGCGACAGCGCCGCCGCGTCGAAATGGTCCTCGGCCCGCACCGGCACGGCGGAATCGGTTGAGCCAATGGCGGCTTTTTTCTCGGTCATTGCGTTCCTGACGGGTAATTCGTGAACAATTCCATGGCGGCAGCATAGCAGCGGATTACAGCCTGTCCGCGCCAAAAATCTCAGCCGGTTCCTATTTGACCGCCTCGAGGTTCAGGCTCATCTGCAGCCCGTTCACCTTGTCCATATGCGGCAGGTAGGACTGCGAATAGTCGTCGACATGGCTGTGTTCCGTTTTGCGCCAGTCCCAGCGGCGCACCTCGCCGAATCCGGTCTGCAGCAGCGCGGCCGTCAGGAAGGCCTCGTCGAATATCATCTGGTGAAAATCATACTCGTCGCGCTGCCCGCCGACGATCAGGCCGACGACGCCGTTCAACCCGTCCGCCAGGCCATGTTCGTGATAGATTTTAGCGCAGGCGGCGAAATCGGGAACCGACAGCCGCAGCACGCCCCCGGGCCGCAGTACGCGCAGCCATTCGCGCAGCGGTTCGGTGAAATGCGCGCGGTCGTAATGTTCCAGCAGGTGACTGCAGTAGATCAGATCGACGGAACCGCTTTTCACGAAATCCAGTTTCTCCGCCCGGCTCACATGATCGACATGCGGCAATGCCCGCGTATCCACATGGACAAATCCCGGAATGATCCGCGAACCGCAGCCGATATGAAGCTTCAGCGGCCGGCTGTCGTCGTGCAATTCAGTGTACTCCCTCAAGCCAGCTTCCGGGGCGCGAGAACCCGGCGGTTTCCGGCAGTGGCGCGGCCCCGCGCTTGATCCCGCAGGCGAGGAAGCGCTTCATCGGCCGGGTGTGAATCCGGATGTCGCCCGCCCCGAACCCGGCATCCAGGAACCAGCGCGCCAGCGCCAGTTCCGAGGGCGCGTAGAAATTCCACCCCTTGATCGCGGTGCCGGAATAATGGCACACGCTGCCCCGGCTTTCCGTATCCGCCTTGGTTTCGACGATCAGCCGGCCGCCCGGCCGCAGGTAGCAGAAACAGATGCGCAGCAGCAGGACCGGATCGGTCACGTGGTACAGGACACCGCTGCAATAAACGATATCGAATGTCTGCCGAAGGGCCGGATCGTCCCGGTAGACGCTCATCTCCCGCACTTGGGACGGACAGCCGACCAGTTCCAGCAACCGGGCCGCGGAGGCCGCCGAACGCGGATGTTCCTCGGTCGCCGTCACCGCCGCGCCAAGACCGCCCAGCACCAGCACATCGCCGCCGGACCAGCAGCCGATATCGAGCACTTTCCGGTTGTTCAGGTCAGGCGGCAGAAATCCCGTCTGGATCGCCTCCGTGGCGATTTCGATATGGCGCGCGCCCATGGCGCCGCCGCGCATGACATTGTGGCCGAAGTCATGGTCATGCCCCCAGATGAAGAATTCCCGGAACTGCTTCGACGAGGCCTCGTGCCAAAATTCGTCCGGCATCTCGTCATCCTGGAATTCCCGGGCAAGCTGCCCCATCACCTTGCGGGCCGCCGCCGCACCCGGCAATTGCCATCGCCGCAGCGCCTGCGCGACGATCCGGGCGGCGTCCGCCGCCGGCATGACGATGGCCGGGCGGGTAAACAACGCGCCGGACGATTCCCTGATATGTTCCGTGACCATTCGGCAATCCTGACAATGCCGTCGCGCGGGCACCCCGCGCGACCGGCGAACAGACCCTGCCTACCCGATTCCACCCGCTTCCGCCAGCAACCGGGCAACGCCGGTCCCGCCATCCCTATCCGGTCATGTCTGTCCGCACCCGTCCGCGCGGATCCCCGAACCGGTCGACCAGCACGTCCTCAAAATCCGCCCCTTCCCCGGAAAACCAGCTTCCGGGCCGGGTCCGGTAGGCTTCGGGTTTCCAGGGCTGTTCGGGTTCCGCGCCGTCTGCAAGCGACCTGGCCGCGTCCAGCAAGGTGCGCCGGAACCGGACCACGGCGGCGTCGGTCGCCGTCAGGGTTTCCGCCGTTCGGTCGACGATATACCCCTGGCTTTGCTGGATCATCAGGTCCTGTTCGGCAAGCCCCTTTACCCCGGTAAAGCTCTCCGTTTTCTGCGCCGCCCGGTCGATCTGGAATTCGTTGGACCGGTTGCGCAGCGGCACATAGCCGGGGCCGAGTTCGGCCATGATGCCGTGCCCCTTGCGAAGCTTCGCGCGCTCCGCCGCGCCAATCTCCCGCTCCGGGTTCCAGGCATAGCAATAGATCCAGCTGGCGCGGTCGGTGATCGGTACGACCGTGAATCCGAAATAGGTTTCGCCGGGCAGCGTCGACGGGCCGGTCCCGTGCGACGGCAGCATGAATTGCGTCATCCGCCAGTAGGTCCCGTCCTCATCCGCCGCCCGCGCGCCGCCGACCACGAAACCGGCATCGTGCTCCAGAATCTGAAACCGGGGCATCGGGTCATTGCGGATCCATTTCAGCCGGCGGGCATCGGCGGGCGCGTCGGGGTTCTCGTTGGACGGCACCGACGGCGCCGGCATGTGCAGGAACGAAAAATGCGACGTGTCGAGGTCGCCTTCCAGGACCTGCGCCCAGTTGCATTCGATCAGCTGTTTGGTGACATGGCGCTGCTGCGGCGTCACCAGGCCGAATTCCAGCTTCGGGATATCGGGTACCCTGTCCTGCGGGCCGAGCCAGGCCCAGACGATTTCGCCGTATTCGCGCGTCGGATAGGATTTCGCCCGCACGGTGTCATGGTGACGCGCGCCCGGCGGCACGTTGGGCAGGTCCATCGCCTTGCCGGCCACATCGAATTTCCAGCCGTGGTACACGCAGCGCAGGCCGCATTCCTCGTTGCATCCGTAAAACAGGTCCGCGCCGCGATGCGGGCAATGCGCCTGGATCAGGCCGATCCGTCCCTCGGTATCGCGGAAGGCGACCAGTTCCTCGCCCAGCACCGTCACCCTGACCGGCGCACCGTCAGGCTCCGCCAGTTCCTCGGACAGCGCCACGGGCTGCCAGAAGCGACGAAAATACGCGCCCATGGCCGTATCCGCGCCGGTCTGCGTCAGCAGGTCATTGTCTTCAGCCGAAAGCATGTTTTCCTCCAATCCGCCGATGCGGCAATAGCGAAAAATAAGGCGTCACCAAAGCCAATCGGTCATTGCGTTTCCAGCCATCGCCGCCACATGGATTCATAGGCAGCCTCCAGTTCCCGCGCCGCCCGCGCCCCATCGGTCAGCCCCGACAAGGCGAGCCTGTCCCGCAATGCGGCCCGGTCCGGCCGGCGCCGCGCCAGCGCCGCGGCGATGGCGACGAATTGGTCGGGCGAAGCGGCAACCCATTCGCCGCAGCCGGCATGGGTCAGCAGGCTCGCGCCGTAGCGCGCCGTCGAACGGTCCCCCGCCAGCGTCACGACCGGCGTGCCCATCCACAGCGCCTCGCAACTCGTCGTCGCCCCGTTATACGGGAAGGTATCGAGCGCGATATCGACCGCGCCGTAAAGGGCGAGGTGATCGTCGCGGGACGCCGTCCTGGCCGCGAAATCTAGATGCGATGGATCGACGCCGTGCCCGGCAAAGGCGTCGCGTATCCGCTGCCCGACATCGGAATCGGCAAGCTGCCGCGCCTTCAGCAGCAGCCGCGAATCCGGCACGGCGTTCAGCACCCGCGCCCATAATGCGATCACCGCCGGGTTCATTTTCGACAGGTTGTTGAAGGAACCGAAGGTCACGTGGTCCTTGGCGGCGCTTTCCGGCAGCGGCGATTCCGGCGGGGCGTAACACAGGAAACCGCCCGGCAGCCGCCACAGCGCTTCCGTCCACCAGGCTTCGGCGCCCGCCGGGTCGGCAAGATCGTCCGTCAGGCGGTAATCCATCTGCGGCAGGCCGGTCGTCGCGCCATAGCCGAGCCAGGTTATCTGCACCGGCGCGGCGCGGCGGGCGAAGACCGGCAACCGGTTGCGCCCGGTATGCCCCGTCAGGTCGACCAGCACCTGAATGCCGTCGGCGCGGATGCGGTCATACAATGCGGCATCGCTGTCCGTCCGGGTATCGCGCCATTCCCCGGCGAATCCGCGCAATGCCGCGGTGATCGTGTCTGGGGTGGCGACATCGCTATAGGCATACAGCGCGATACGCGACGGGTTGTGGTGGCGGAACACCGATTTCAGAAAATAGGCGACCGAATGTTCGTGGAAATCGGGGGAAACATAGCCGACCCGCAGCGCGCCCCCGGCCGGCGGGTCGAACACCGGCGCCGGCGCCGCCGGGGCGTGGCATCGCGCCCATGCACGGTGCTCGGCAACCAGTTTCGCCGCGGTCATGGCAGGATCGTAGCCCAGGCACATCAGCAGGTTCGAATGGACCCCCGGGTCGTCGGGCGCATAGGCGACGGCCCGGGTATAGGATGCCCGGGCCTCGTCCAGACGGCCCAGCGCCTTCAGCAGGATCGCGTAATTATTGTGTGTTTCCGCCCGGCCCGGATCGGCGACGATGGCGCGCCGGCAGGCGGTTTCGGCCTCCATGAAACGGCCAAGCGACGTCAGCGCCGCGGCCTTGTGGCTCCAGGCAGTCGCATCCTCGGGGCGGGCCGAGAGGACCATGTCGAAGCATTCGATGGCCCGTTCCGGTTGCCCCGATTCCAGCAGAACAACCCCCAGATTGACGCGCGCCTGGGTATAATCCGGCCGGCGCCGCAGCGCGGCCTGGTAACAGGCGGCGGCTTTCGCCGGATCGCCGGCCTGGCGCAGTATATTGCCGTAATTGTTGTGAATTTCCGGCATCTCCGGATCCAGCATCAGCGCCTTGCGCATCGTGCGCTCTGCTTCCGCCACGGCCCCGGTCGCGGCCAGCGCGACGCCGAGTTCGTTTCGCAACAGGGCCGATCGCGCATCCAGCGCCGCGGCCTCGCGCAGCGCCGCGATACCGGCCGCATGGTCGCCCATCGCCAGCCGCGCCGCGCCAAGCCGCGCGCGCAGCATGGCGTTTTCGGGGTCTTCCGCCAGCGCGGCCTCCAGGCGCCGCGCGGCTCCGGCTAACCCATCTCCCTGATTGCTCATCGACTCATCCATTCCGCGAACGGGGCATTGGCCCCGCTGGTGACAACGTATACCATCGCCGCAAATGAAGCGCAGAAATCAGGAGTGTGACCGTGAAAATCACCGACATCAAGACCATCGCCCTGGAGGTTCCCTTCAACCACCGCGGCGGTCCGAAGGCCAGCGGGGGTCGCGGCTGGAAGGTCCTCTCCATCGTACTCGTCCAGGTCACGACCGATACGGGGATCGTCGGCTACGGCGAGGCGTTCAGCTATGGCTGCCGCCGCGCGGTGCAGGCGGTGATCGAAGACACCATCGCGCCCTTCGCCATCGGACAGGACGCCAGCAACATCGCCGGGCTGAGCCGCGACCTGCAGCAGAAGCTGCACCTGTTCGGCCGGCACGGCATCACGATCTTCGGGCTGTCGGGGCTGGATCTCGCCCTCTGGGATATCGCGGGCAAGGCGGCGGGCGTGCCGGTGCACAAGCTGCTGGGCGGCCCGGCGCACAAGCGGATCGAGGGCTATGCCAGCCTGTTCCGTTTCGCCGATGTCGATTCGGTCGTCGACAACTGCCGCAAGGCCGTCGATGAAGGATTCAAGTATATCAAGCTGCACGAAATTACCGAACCGGAGGTTCGCGCGGC
This portion of the Alphaproteobacteria bacterium genome encodes:
- a CDS encoding phosphotransferase produces the protein MTEKKAAIGSTDSAVPVRAEDHFDAAALSRYMEQHVEGYRGPFDAAQCMGGMSNPTFVLTDAGGKRYVLRKKPAGDLLPSAHAVDREFRVIRALGRTDVPVAKAYALCEDESVLGQAFYIMEFVLGRVVLDPSLPDQSPAERAAIYDAMNDTLAKLHMVDYEAVGLGDYGRVGGYMGRQVSRWTKQYRATETSRIQAMEDLIDWLPRNLPDDSETTIAHGDFRLQNMILHPTEPRVLAVVDWELGTLGNPLSDLAYNCLPYHMPDPNRGDIIGLDYKTYGVPSEADYVAAYCRRTGRPEIENWPFYLVLSLFRLAAIVQGVYYRGIQGNSPSPEAVSKGDLPRVWSEMAWGMVKKSS
- a CDS encoding Rieske 2Fe-2S domain-containing protein, which produces MLSAEDNDLLTQTGADTAMGAYFRRFWQPVALSEELAEPDGAPVRVTVLGEELVAFRDTEGRIGLIQAHCPHRGADLFYGCNEECGLRCVYHGWKFDVAGKAMDLPNVPPGARHHDTVRAKSYPTREYGEIVWAWLGPQDRVPDIPKLEFGLVTPQQRHVTKQLIECNWAQVLEGDLDTSHFSFLHMPAPSVPSNENPDAPADARRLKWIRNDPMPRFQILEHDAGFVVGGARAADEDGTYWRMTQFMLPSHGTGPSTLPGETYFGFTVVPITDRASWIYCYAWNPEREIGAAERAKLRKGHGIMAELGPGYVPLRNRSNEFQIDRAAQKTESFTGVKGLAEQDLMIQQSQGYIVDRTAETLTATDAAVVRFRRTLLDAARSLADGAEPEQPWKPEAYRTRPGSWFSGEGADFEDVLVDRFGDPRGRVRTDMTG
- a CDS encoding methyltransferase domain-containing protein; this encodes MHDDSRPLKLHIGCGSRIIPGFVHVDTRALPHVDHVSRAEKLDFVKSGSVDLIYCSHLLEHYDRAHFTEPLREWLRVLRPGGVLRLSVPDFAACAKIYHEHGLADGLNGVVGLIVGGQRDEYDFHQMIFDEAFLTAALLQTGFGEVRRWDWRKTEHSHVDDYSQSYLPHMDKVNGLQMSLNLEAVK
- a CDS encoding tetratricopeptide repeat protein, with amino-acid sequence MSNQGDGLAGAARRLEAALAEDPENAMLRARLGAARLAMGDHAAGIAALREAAALDARSALLRNELGVALAATGAVAEAERTMRKALMLDPEMPEIHNNYGNILRQAGDPAKAAACYQAALRRRPDYTQARVNLGVVLLESGQPERAIECFDMVLSARPEDATAWSHKAAALTSLGRFMEAETACRRAIVADPGRAETHNNYAILLKALGRLDEARASYTRAVAYAPDDPGVHSNLLMCLGYDPAMTAAKLVAEHRAWARCHAPAAPAPVFDPPAGGALRVGYVSPDFHEHSVAYFLKSVFRHHNPSRIALYAYSDVATPDTITAALRGFAGEWRDTRTDSDAALYDRIRADGIQVLVDLTGHTGRNRLPVFARRAAPVQITWLGYGATTGLPQMDYRLTDDLADPAGAEAWWTEALWRLPGGFLCYAPPESPLPESAAKDHVTFGSFNNLSKMNPAVIALWARVLNAVPDSRLLLKARQLADSDVGQRIRDAFAGHGVDPSHLDFAARTASRDDHLALYGAVDIALDTFPYNGATTSCEALWMGTPVVTLAGDRSTARYGASLLTHAGCGEWVAASPDQFVAIAAALARRRPDRAALRDRLALSGLTDGARAARELEAAYESMWRRWLETQ
- a CDS encoding methyltransferase domain-containing protein; this translates as MVTEHIRESSGALFTRPAIVMPAADAARIVAQALRRWQLPGAAAARKVMGQLAREFQDDEMPDEFWHEASSKQFREFFIWGHDHDFGHNVMRGGAMGARHIEIATEAIQTGFLPPDLNNRKVLDIGCWSGGDVLVLGGLGAAVTATEEHPRSAASAARLLELVGCPSQVREMSVYRDDPALRQTFDIVYCSGVLYHVTDPVLLLRICFCYLRPGGRLIVETKADTESRGSVCHYSGTAIKGWNFYAPSELALARWFLDAGFGAGDIRIHTRPMKRFLACGIKRGAAPLPETAGFSRPGSWLEGVH